One genomic window of Sulfurovum lithotrophicum includes the following:
- a CDS encoding TonB-dependent receptor yields the protein MKKGIYLSLVCAASLYAAEAELGTIDVEAKVDTEVHKDVHGDDIKSADVAEALMKQSPSVMLVRRSGIANDIIVRGQKKDNINVTIDGAKIYGACPNRMDPPISHVLANNIDYITIDDGPFDVESFGALSANVDVETLKPTQEFHGDAALNFGSWNYKKASAMVSGGTERIRFLLSASAERGGQYEDGDGNDFAQQVDNYINNNLNGNMAHDKKLKGQAFLPQYRDMDAFTKKTVLAKVFWDITDNQQLKLSYTGNRSDDVLYPTTPMDALYDDSNIYNAEYVLNELGRYSKELDIQLYKSDVDHPMSNMYRKASSMMLMKNWLTTDTQGAKIKNRFDLDKHEITVGIDYSLRNWNGAYYGKNDMYKGVSIPDVDTRNIAFFTKDKIHFDKFDVDLGLRYDDTSVEPGLGTLQSNDYNALNGNILLTYHMDEKTKIFGGVGHSSRVPDGRELYFQKAGKVLGTPDLDLVTNTEFDIGGETQFEDATLKAKFFYSKLGDFIFYNADKMINRFENMDATLYGVEVSGSYIVTDTLYLDGALSFQKGEKKNPLSGQTGTNMPEIPPMKLVAGINFEEPGDYLLRAEVIAASAWDDYDAENGEQYLPGYAVLNLKGSKTFADHFEVTVGVDNLFDKTYAVSNTYEDLTLISGGGEVMLMNEPGRYIYTNLSYKF from the coding sequence ATGAAAAAGGGAATCTACCTGTCTTTGGTCTGTGCAGCATCCCTGTATGCGGCAGAAGCTGAGCTGGGAACGATCGATGTGGAAGCGAAGGTCGATACGGAAGTACATAAAGATGTGCATGGAGATGATATTAAATCTGCCGATGTAGCAGAAGCGTTGATGAAGCAGTCGCCTTCCGTGATGTTGGTGCGAAGAAGTGGGATCGCAAACGATATTATTGTCCGTGGACAGAAGAAGGACAATATCAATGTTACAATAGATGGCGCGAAGATCTACGGTGCCTGTCCGAACAGGATGGACCCTCCCATTTCACATGTCCTGGCAAACAATATTGACTATATCACTATAGATGACGGTCCTTTTGATGTAGAGAGTTTTGGTGCATTGAGCGCCAATGTGGATGTTGAAACACTAAAACCGACCCAGGAATTTCATGGAGATGCCGCTTTGAATTTCGGTAGCTGGAATTACAAAAAAGCCTCTGCGATGGTCAGTGGCGGTACGGAGCGTATCAGGTTTCTTCTGAGTGCTTCGGCTGAACGTGGCGGACAGTATGAAGATGGTGACGGCAATGATTTTGCACAGCAGGTAGATAACTATATCAATAACAATCTCAACGGGAATATGGCACATGACAAAAAGTTGAAAGGACAGGCATTCCTGCCTCAATATCGTGATATGGATGCTTTTACAAAGAAGACCGTTCTTGCCAAGGTGTTCTGGGATATTACGGATAACCAGCAGCTGAAACTGAGCTATACGGGCAACAGAAGTGATGATGTCCTCTACCCGACGACACCAATGGATGCCCTGTATGATGATTCCAATATCTATAATGCGGAATATGTCCTCAACGAACTGGGCCGCTACTCCAAAGAGCTTGATATACAGCTTTACAAGTCAGATGTGGACCATCCTATGAGCAATATGTACAGAAAAGCTTCCAGTATGATGCTGATGAAAAACTGGCTGACGACAGATACGCAGGGAGCCAAGATCAAAAACAGATTCGATCTTGATAAGCACGAGATTACAGTGGGAATTGACTACAGTTTGCGTAACTGGAATGGGGCGTATTATGGAAAGAACGATATGTACAAAGGGGTGAGCATACCGGATGTTGACACCAGAAATATCGCTTTTTTTACCAAAGACAAGATACATTTCGACAAGTTTGATGTCGATCTTGGCTTGAGATATGACGATACATCGGTAGAACCCGGTCTGGGAACATTGCAAAGTAATGACTACAACGCGTTGAACGGAAATATATTGTTAACCTACCATATGGATGAAAAGACGAAAATCTTTGGAGGCGTAGGCCACTCATCAAGAGTACCGGACGGACGGGAACTCTATTTTCAGAAAGCGGGCAAGGTACTTGGAACCCCTGATCTGGACCTTGTGACCAATACAGAATTTGACATTGGTGGAGAGACACAGTTTGAAGATGCAACACTCAAAGCAAAGTTTTTCTACAGTAAACTGGGAGATTTTATCTTCTACAATGCTGATAAAATGATCAACCGTTTTGAAAATATGGATGCGACGCTGTACGGTGTTGAAGTAAGCGGAAGCTATATCGTGACGGATACCCTGTATCTTGACGGGGCGCTCTCCTTTCAGAAAGGTGAAAAGAAGAACCCTCTTAGCGGACAGACCGGAACCAATATGCCTGAGATCCCTCCAATGAAACTGGTAGCGGGGATCAACTTTGAAGAGCCTGGTGACTATCTGCTTCGTGCCGAAGTCATTGCGGCAAGTGCATGGGATGACTATGATGCAGAGAACGGTGAGCAGTACCTTCCCGGATATGCCGTGCTTAATCTCAAAGGAAGCAAAACGTTCGCGGATCACTTTGAAGTAACGGTAGGTGTAGATAACCTTTTTGACAAAACCTATGCCGTTTCGAACACCTATGAGGACCTGACACTTATTTCAGGTGGAGGTGAAGTAATGCTTATGAATGAACCAGGACGCTATATTTATACAAACCTGAGTTATAAGTTTTAA
- the nosZ gene encoding Sec-dependent nitrous-oxide reductase, which yields MSYKLSKLTSLFLGSALSVSTLFGASALDNVMKERGLTQADLLAAAKTYTPSGGRDKYIVFSSGGQSGQIMVYGVPSMRILKYIGVFTPEPWQGWGYDDDTKKVLAQGNIRGKKITWGDTHHPALSETNGRYDGKWLVINDKANPRLAVIDLKDFVTKQIVVNPVFKSDHGGAFFTPNSEYILEACQYGAPLDNNYHPIEEYKETYRGGVTVWKFDPKIGRIDPKKSFTIEMPPYMQDLSDAGKEASFGWGFTNSFNSELYTGGIEKGLPPFEAGMSRNDTDFLHVYNWKKLAELAKDPKNVKMINGTRVVPMEVAIKNDALFLIPEPKSPHGVDVSPDGKSIVVCGKLDTHATVYDFDKIQDAIKHKAYVGKDPYGIPILDLKKTMHCQAELGLGPLHNQYGKNWKDGEIYTSLYVDSQVVKWNYKTCKVEDRQNVNYNIGHLCGMEGKTEDPQGDYIIALNKLAIDRFNEIGPLHPQNHQLIDIRGKKMQLLYDMPVPLGEPHQAVAIRASKLKTEVRYKMGTNAFTGKVHEGKTLAGQEKIVRKGNHVYVYGTVVRSHINPEHVTVNKGDTVTFYLTNLERAEDETHGFTVDTYNVHTSLEPGKTVAVTFKADLEGVFPYYCTEFCSALHLEMMGYLLVKDPNKKYTAAKKLKMAAMSPEQLKKEYDQTVAVNNATDKVIQSVVKFLKENHYEKYPTIKALVTDALDQYGKIAEQKKKSDEAVKAGDLDKAILFENMIWQYMVKTADVGIRAKDLLVKKVAKPMSPAAKRGEAAYLEGGCNGCHVIGKVSSGPDLTGVLQRHENGEAWAKQWIMHPEKMYDDDYIKSMINYFNLRMPNQGMTEEQTNDIIEYLKWIDENANLF from the coding sequence ATGAGCTACAAGTTAAGCAAATTGACATCGCTTTTTCTTGGGTCTGCATTGAGTGTATCTACACTTTTTGGTGCAAGTGCCCTGGATAATGTGATGAAAGAGAGAGGTTTGACGCAGGCTGACCTATTGGCAGCGGCTAAAACCTATACACCAAGCGGCGGACGTGACAAATATATCGTATTCTCTTCGGGCGGTCAGTCCGGACAGATCATGGTGTATGGTGTTCCGTCAATGAGAATTCTCAAATACATCGGTGTATTTACGCCGGAACCTTGGCAGGGTTGGGGTTATGATGATGACACCAAAAAAGTCCTTGCCCAGGGTAATATCAGAGGAAAGAAGATCACGTGGGGTGACACACACCACCCAGCGCTTTCCGAAACAAACGGTAGATATGACGGTAAATGGCTGGTTATCAATGATAAAGCCAATCCACGTCTTGCTGTTATTGATTTGAAGGACTTCGTTACCAAGCAGATTGTTGTGAACCCTGTTTTCAAATCTGACCATGGTGGAGCATTCTTTACACCGAATTCAGAGTATATTCTGGAAGCGTGTCAGTATGGAGCACCGCTTGACAATAACTACCATCCTATCGAAGAGTATAAAGAGACTTATCGTGGTGGTGTAACAGTTTGGAAGTTCGACCCGAAAATCGGAAGAATCGATCCGAAAAAATCGTTTACGATCGAAATGCCTCCTTATATGCAGGATCTTTCCGATGCAGGTAAAGAAGCAAGTTTTGGTTGGGGATTCACCAACTCATTCAACTCCGAGCTATATACAGGTGGTATTGAAAAAGGTCTTCCTCCATTCGAAGCGGGTATGAGCCGTAACGATACGGATTTCCTTCATGTGTATAACTGGAAAAAACTTGCGGAACTTGCAAAAGATCCTAAAAATGTAAAAATGATCAATGGTACCAGAGTCGTTCCTATGGAAGTTGCGATCAAGAATGATGCGCTTTTCCTTATTCCTGAGCCAAAATCACCTCATGGTGTCGATGTATCACCTGACGGTAAAAGTATTGTTGTCTGTGGTAAACTCGATACACATGCGACAGTGTATGATTTTGACAAGATACAGGATGCGATCAAGCATAAAGCGTATGTAGGGAAAGATCCGTACGGTATTCCTATTCTTGATCTGAAGAAAACAATGCACTGTCAGGCTGAGTTGGGCCTCGGGCCATTACATAACCAGTATGGTAAGAACTGGAAAGACGGTGAGATCTATACGTCTCTCTATGTTGACAGCCAGGTTGTCAAATGGAACTACAAGACCTGTAAAGTGGAAGACAGACAGAATGTTAACTACAACATCGGTCACCTCTGTGGTATGGAAGGTAAAACGGAAGATCCTCAGGGAGATTACATCATCGCATTGAACAAACTTGCGATCGACAGATTTAACGAGATCGGGCCATTGCATCCTCAAAACCACCAGTTGATCGATATTCGTGGTAAAAAAATGCAACTGCTCTACGATATGCCTGTTCCATTGGGTGAGCCTCACCAGGCAGTAGCCATCAGAGCAAGCAAACTGAAGACAGAAGTACGTTATAAAATGGGTACGAATGCCTTTACAGGTAAAGTACATGAAGGTAAGACACTTGCCGGTCAGGAAAAGATCGTAAGAAAAGGAAACCATGTCTATGTTTATGGAACAGTGGTCAGATCACACATCAACCCTGAACATGTAACAGTGAACAAAGGTGATACAGTAACCTTCTATCTTACAAACCTTGAAAGAGCTGAAGATGAGACACATGGTTTCACAGTAGATACGTACAATGTACATACATCTCTTGAGCCAGGTAAAACAGTTGCTGTAACATTCAAAGCAGATCTTGAAGGTGTATTCCCTTACTACTGTACAGAATTCTGTTCTGCACTGCACCTTGAGATGATGGGTTACCTTTTGGTCAAAGATCCGAACAAGAAGTATACAGCAGCCAAGAAACTTAAAATGGCAGCAATGAGTCCTGAGCAGCTCAAAAAAGAGTATGACCAGACTGTAGCAGTGAACAATGCGACAGACAAAGTCATCCAAAGTGTTGTGAAGTTCCTAAAAGAGAATCATTATGAAAAATATCCGACTATCAAAGCACTGGTAACAGATGCACTTGATCAGTATGGTAAGATCGCTGAACAGAAGAAAAAATCAGATGAAGCTGTTAAAGCAGGAGACCTTGATAAAGCAATTCTGTTCGAGAACATGATCTGGCAATATATGGTTAAGACGGCGGACGTTGGTATCAGAGCGAAAGACCTCTTGGTCAAAAAAGTAGCTAAACCTATGAGCCCTGCTGCTAAGCGTGGTGAAGCAGCGTATCTTGAAGGTGGATGTAACGGATGTCACGTTATCGGTAAAGTATCTTCAGGTCCAGACCTGACAGGTGTACTCCAGAGACACGAGAATGGTGAAGCATGGGCGAAACAGTGGATCATGCATCCTGAAAAGATGTATGATGATGACTATATCAAGTCTATGATCAACTACTTCAACCTGCGTATGCCTAACCAGGGTATGACAGAAGAACAGACCAACGATATTATCGAATATCTTAAGTGGATCGACGAGAACGCAAACCTCTTCTAA
- a CDS encoding cytochrome C, protein MSSLAKSRIFTLLALGILLYWFVIPAVFTHNVVEMGRQGKGDQLSDLTIKTWDYYQKGRYVSPNIPKEDANNLKKMIEDDMELNVVTAPIWYVSLEAPNYPKDAFPEGIPVFYHFDGFSGDVHEMNTINHYIGMDPMERGAPYLRMLAPYALIFVAWLMAMFMIYNNRIFNLLMLIPVALPIVFIGFYSYWLYWFGHHMHDWGAFKIKPFTPTVFGDGKVAQFTTHSYPTLGFWLLVAISVLSILALAAKRKYQKSEQAA, encoded by the coding sequence ATGAGTTCTTTGGCAAAGTCAAGAATATTTACACTGCTGGCATTGGGCATTCTGCTTTATTGGTTCGTAATCCCCGCGGTGTTCACGCACAATGTCGTCGAGATGGGAAGGCAGGGCAAGGGAGACCAGCTCTCCGACCTTACCATCAAGACCTGGGATTATTATCAGAAGGGCAGGTATGTTTCGCCCAATATCCCCAAAGAGGATGCGAACAATCTGAAGAAAATGATCGAGGATGATATGGAGTTGAATGTCGTGACCGCACCGATCTGGTATGTGTCGCTCGAAGCACCGAATTACCCTAAAGATGCATTCCCGGAAGGAATCCCGGTCTTTTACCATTTTGACGGATTTAGTGGCGATGTTCATGAAATGAATACGATCAACCACTATATCGGAATGGATCCGATGGAGAGAGGGGCACCATATCTTCGTATGTTGGCTCCATATGCTTTGATCTTCGTAGCGTGGCTGATGGCGATGTTCATGATCTACAACAACAGGATCTTCAATCTTCTGATGCTGATCCCTGTGGCACTACCGATCGTTTTCATAGGCTTCTACTCCTATTGGCTCTATTGGTTCGGACATCATATGCATGATTGGGGAGCCTTCAAGATCAAACCCTTCACCCCTACGGTCTTCGGGGACGGTAAAGTCGCACAGTTTACGACGCACTCTTACCCAACACTTGGTTTCTGGCTCCTGGTAGCTATCTCTGTGTTGAGTATTTTGGCACTGGCGGCAAAACGTAAATATCAGAAAAGCGAACAAGCAGCCTAA
- a CDS encoding nitrous oxide reductase family maturation protein NosD has translation MLQKIIAFTIAISSLSLAGNVLQDAIDQAKPGSRLELPAGLYHGNIVINKPLIIDGKDQKAIIEGDGKGTVVTITSSGVTVKNLTIRHSGEEHEKVDAGISMKKTTQCHIENNKIVDCLFGIDMSEVSSSEINDNYIESKPFDLGIRGDGIRLWYSNDNHLSGNHLYKSRDFVVWYSHGNLIEKNRGEYGRYSLHFMYTGKNIVKDNVYKHNSVGIFFMYSQDTVATGNLIQNSLGTTGLGIGMKDASNFVLKDNTIIYCARGLFIDRSPYEPDTTNLIEGNRIIYNSEGIHFHSLSLHNTFVNNIFKGNIENVMNDSYNTRITENEFDGNYWDDYEGFDKNGDGIGDGPYNYYAYADKVWLLNPNIKFFYGSPVISILNFLAKLAPFSEPVLLLSDKHPKMHEGQV, from the coding sequence ATGTTACAGAAGATCATAGCATTCACTATCGCAATCAGTTCACTGTCTCTGGCAGGTAATGTATTGCAGGATGCTATTGATCAGGCAAAACCGGGCTCCCGTCTGGAGTTACCGGCGGGGCTTTATCATGGAAATATCGTGATAAACAAACCGCTTATCATAGACGGGAAAGACCAGAAAGCCATCATCGAAGGTGATGGAAAAGGTACTGTGGTGACCATCACGAGTTCCGGTGTTACCGTGAAAAACCTAACCATCAGACACAGTGGCGAAGAACATGAAAAGGTCGATGCTGGTATTTCCATGAAAAAAACGACACAGTGTCATATAGAAAATAACAAAATCGTTGATTGTCTGTTCGGGATCGATATGTCCGAAGTGAGTAGTTCGGAGATTAATGATAATTATATCGAGTCCAAACCGTTTGACCTCGGTATCCGGGGAGATGGTATCCGCCTGTGGTACAGTAATGACAACCATCTGAGCGGCAACCATCTTTACAAGTCACGTGATTTCGTTGTATGGTATTCACATGGAAACCTCATAGAAAAGAACCGAGGTGAGTACGGCAGATATTCACTGCATTTTATGTATACCGGAAAGAATATTGTCAAAGACAATGTCTACAAACATAATTCAGTAGGTATTTTCTTTATGTATTCGCAGGATACGGTGGCTACTGGAAATCTGATACAAAATTCTCTGGGAACAACAGGGCTTGGGATCGGTATGAAAGATGCAAGCAATTTTGTACTTAAAGACAATACGATCATATATTGTGCCAGAGGATTGTTCATCGACCGGTCACCCTATGAGCCTGATACGACAAACCTTATTGAAGGCAATCGTATTATTTACAACAGTGAAGGGATACACTTCCATTCTTTAAGTCTCCACAATACGTTCGTAAATAATATTTTTAAAGGAAATATTGAAAATGTAATGAATGATTCGTATAATACAAGAATAACAGAGAATGAGTTTGACGGGAACTACTGGGACGACTATGAAGGGTTTGACAAGAATGGTGACGGTATAGGGGATGGTCCCTATAACTATTATGCGTATGCAGATAAAGTATGGCTTTTAAATCCGAATATTAAATTCTTTTACGGATCTCCCGTGATCTCGATATTGAATTTTCTGGCAAAGCTGGCTCCTTTTTCGGAGCCGGTACTGCTTTTAAGCGATAAGCATCCCAAAATGCATGAAGGACAGGTATAA
- a CDS encoding 4Fe-4S dicluster domain-containing protein encodes MEEKVQKTISKEEKKRRQFMKQAVGLGVLGIAAAGGIWAAKDFKLTKGRLRPPGAVPEEQYLSMCIKCGQCLQVCPYDSIMLEDIDGEAGVGTAYIDPLARGCYLCEAFPCVLACPTGALDHEANVIEKVHMGMAIVVNESACLALDNKKVTDDMIGRIYEHTKVISDTERQNRKVVMNPNDPEKVILQKELLKKLSEQEGKNCSLCADLCPFEPDPSQAIGMVSKDGGLFPEIRDACVGCGACVELCPTKVLQILPYATYADVYEKNKGSQNA; translated from the coding sequence ATGGAAGAAAAAGTACAGAAAACTATTTCAAAAGAAGAGAAAAAAAGACGCCAGTTCATGAAGCAGGCTGTAGGTCTGGGTGTACTTGGCATAGCTGCAGCAGGCGGTATCTGGGCGGCAAAGGACTTCAAACTGACAAAGGGACGGCTGCGTCCTCCCGGAGCTGTACCTGAAGAGCAGTATCTTTCAATGTGCATCAAGTGCGGACAGTGCCTCCAGGTCTGTCCTTATGATTCTATTATGCTGGAAGATATAGATGGGGAAGCAGGTGTTGGAACGGCTTATATCGATCCTCTGGCAAGGGGATGTTATCTCTGTGAAGCCTTTCCCTGTGTATTGGCATGCCCCACAGGGGCACTCGATCATGAAGCGAACGTGATCGAAAAAGTACACATGGGTATGGCAATCGTGGTCAATGAAAGTGCCTGTCTGGCCCTGGATAATAAGAAGGTAACCGATGATATGATCGGACGTATCTATGAGCATACCAAAGTGATCAGTGATACAGAGCGTCAAAACAGAAAAGTGGTAATGAACCCCAATGATCCTGAAAAAGTAATACTTCAGAAGGAACTGTTGAAAAAACTCAGTGAGCAGGAAGGTAAAAATTGTAGCCTGTGTGCGGATCTTTGTCCGTTTGAACCTGATCCGAGCCAGGCAATAGGAATGGTGTCAAAAGACGGAGGGCTTTTCCCTGAGATACGTGACGCCTGTGTCGGGTGTGGTGCATGTGTAGAACTCTGTCCAACCAAAGTCCTGCAGATACTTCCGTATGCTACCTATGCAGATGTGTATGAAAAAAATAAAGGAAGTCAAAATGCGTAA
- a CDS encoding c-type cytochrome: MRNKILVLSLGVSLLILTGCGEEKPKESAGKEASAKGIVVTEGAVKALKKEDGSKENSGQFYYSYNKEKKGSSEYNSETSKVRTELDAYRDIRSPYERVQITLMVQQLSPDYRLLCSACHDDYANGVIGPALLDKNATFIFSQIKAFKTGEKKNALMKELVNRIDEQRLQGIAKEIERFNRQIKEMRSKQK; encoded by the coding sequence ATGCGTAATAAAATATTGGTCCTTTCACTGGGAGTCAGCCTGCTTATTTTGACTGGTTGCGGAGAAGAGAAGCCAAAAGAATCAGCCGGTAAAGAAGCCAGTGCCAAGGGTATCGTCGTGACTGAAGGTGCTGTGAAAGCCTTGAAAAAAGAAGATGGTTCCAAAGAGAACAGTGGACAGTTCTACTACTCCTACAATAAAGAAAAAAAAGGCAGTAGTGAATATAATTCTGAAACTTCGAAAGTAAGAACAGAACTTGATGCCTACAGAGATATCAGGTCACCGTATGAACGAGTGCAGATCACTCTGATGGTTCAACAGCTCAGCCCGGATTACCGTCTGCTTTGTTCTGCCTGCCATGATGACTATGCCAATGGTGTGATCGGACCGGCACTGCTGGATAAGAATGCCACCTTTATCTTTAGCCAGATTAAAGCATTTAAGACTGGAGAAAAAAAGAATGCATTGATGAAAGAACTGGTGAACCGCATCGATGAGCAAAGACTGCAGGGTATCGCCAAAGAGATAGAAAGATTCAACAGACAAATCAAAGAAATGAGGAGTAAACAGAAATGA
- a CDS encoding c-type cytochrome — protein sequence MKHILAAIVTVLALGAMFMVYQSDREVNKLEEIQKMIAKTQIKVKLDTGTQLVTQEAPVEKMSNADIEKEQAKKKKELDEKLQALKNKAGNVAAFSVSPLYKQKCSSCHGVNGEGIIGPKLVGLSAETVHKDLTDFKSGKRKNYVMYGLLSKMDESQMQALSDEIGSFEQKLKEQQQ from the coding sequence ATGAAACACATATTAGCTGCAATCGTAACCGTACTTGCATTGGGAGCAATGTTCATGGTCTATCAGTCAGACAGAGAAGTGAACAAGCTCGAAGAGATCCAGAAAATGATCGCCAAAACACAGATAAAAGTAAAGCTAGATACGGGTACACAGCTTGTAACACAGGAAGCTCCTGTAGAAAAAATGAGCAATGCCGATATCGAAAAAGAACAGGCAAAGAAAAAGAAAGAGCTGGATGAGAAACTTCAGGCTCTGAAAAATAAAGCTGGAAATGTCGCAGCATTCAGTGTAAGCCCGCTTTATAAGCAGAAATGTTCTTCCTGTCACGGAGTGAACGGTGAAGGGATCATTGGTCCAAAGCTGGTTGGACTGAGTGCTGAGACCGTGCATAAGGATCTGACAGATTTCAAATCCGGGAAAAGAAAGAATTACGTGATGTATGGATTGCTCAGCAAAATGGATGAGAGCCAAATGCAGGCACTTTCAGACGAGATCGGCTCATTTGAGCAGAAGCTTAAAGAGCAGCAACAGTAA
- a CDS encoding NapH/MauN family ferredoxin-type protein, which translates to MDRYNGSVRELINAPLLSTLYYKTQAGKFRLTLRAWRWLSIIIINLLFFLSFHIDLQMLEGTLNGSRLFGFHLIDPFTALEIFAAEHHFHTNVIIGSVTLIVFYFLVGGKAYCSWVCPYGLLSEIGERIHQILVRKKIIKEHKFTPNVRFVFWAIFLAAAAIDGYLVFEVLNPIGYISRAITYGWSLALVWVLVVLAIEIFYSRRAWCKYVCPVGTTYNMLGWISMTKVKWDMNKCDHCGACLNACFEDHVLEFIKPKYDKERKEKGVETQLVVNGDCTLCGRCFDVCHTDAYNYDFRLKDMV; encoded by the coding sequence ATGGACAGATATAACGGTAGTGTCAGGGAGCTGATCAATGCACCGCTCCTGAGTACCTTGTATTATAAGACGCAGGCTGGCAAGTTCAGACTGACACTTAGGGCATGGAGATGGTTGAGTATTATCATTATCAACCTTCTTTTCTTCCTCTCTTTCCATATCGACCTGCAGATGTTGGAAGGTACACTGAACGGATCGAGACTCTTTGGATTTCACTTGATCGACCCTTTCACCGCGCTGGAGATCTTTGCTGCAGAGCACCATTTTCATACGAATGTGATCATCGGGTCTGTAACGCTGATCGTATTTTATTTTCTAGTTGGAGGAAAAGCATACTGCTCATGGGTATGTCCTTACGGACTTCTGAGTGAAATAGGAGAGCGTATCCATCAGATACTGGTACGAAAGAAGATCATCAAAGAGCACAAATTCACGCCGAATGTGCGTTTTGTATTTTGGGCGATCTTTTTGGCTGCAGCAGCCATAGATGGTTATCTGGTTTTTGAAGTACTCAATCCAATCGGCTATATCAGCCGTGCGATCACGTATGGATGGAGTCTGGCTTTGGTATGGGTACTGGTCGTACTTGCTATAGAGATTTTTTACTCGAGAAGAGCATGGTGCAAATATGTGTGCCCTGTAGGAACGACCTACAATATGCTTGGCTGGATCAGCATGACAAAAGTCAAATGGGATATGAACAAGTGTGACCACTGCGGTGCCTGTCTGAATGCCTGTTTTGAGGATCATGTACTGGAATTTATCAAGCCAAAGTATGACAAGGAGCGTAAAGAGAAAGGCGTTGAGACACAGCTGGTGGTCAATGGCGACTGTACTCTCTGCGGACGATGTTTTGATGTATGCCATACCGATGCATATAATTATGACTTTAGATTGAAGGATATGGTATAG
- a CDS encoding ABC transporter ATP-binding protein, giving the protein MLVQAEKVNKTFMGSKVLDNVDLTIEGGDRIAMMGPNGAGKTTLVRAMLGFYHIDSGKISVDGFDPVKSRVDVLKNISFIPQLPPPVKLSLEELLLYVERSSGVSRAKIFEESDRMDLDLKKHISKPFFKLSGGMKQKLLIAIALSKKSDLLIFDEPTANLDPKGREKFYELLTEIDTECSTLFITHRLDEIEGLINRKIYMDLGKVVEDEKI; this is encoded by the coding sequence ATGTTGGTTCAAGCTGAAAAAGTCAATAAGACATTTATGGGAAGCAAAGTACTCGACAATGTAGACCTGACCATAGAAGGGGGGGACCGTATTGCAATGATGGGGCCCAATGGTGCGGGGAAGACCACTCTGGTACGCGCTATGCTTGGATTTTACCATATAGACAGCGGAAAGATCTCTGTGGATGGCTTTGATCCGGTGAAGAGCAGAGTGGATGTGTTGAAAAACATCAGTTTTATTCCGCAGCTTCCTCCTCCGGTCAAACTGAGCTTGGAAGAATTGCTATTGTATGTAGAACGCAGTTCGGGAGTATCCAGAGCGAAAATATTTGAGGAATCAGACAGAATGGATCTGGATCTCAAAAAGCATATCTCCAAGCCTTTTTTTAAACTTTCCGGAGGGATGAAGCAAAAACTTTTGATCGCTATTGCACTTTCCAAAAAAAGCGACCTGCTCATTTTCGATGAGCCTACGGCTAACCTTGATCCCAAAGGCAGGGAAAAGTTTTATGAGCTTCTGACAGAAATCGATACAGAGTGTTCAACGCTTTTTATTACCCACAGACTCGATGAGATAGAGGGACTGATCAACCGGAAAATATACATGGATTTGGGAAAGGTAGTGGAAGATGAAAAGATTTAG